The DNA segment ccgaagtcggccgccgaaccgactgagccacccaggcaccccattccaCCTGTGCTCTTGGCTACCGCACTCTGCCTCTGTGTTGGCCACTGCAAGGGCCGACAGacagagcgagcgagcagggggaggggcagagagacagggatagagagaatcccaagcaggctctgtactatcagcgtggagcccgacgcggggctcagactcacaaaccacgagatcacggcctgagccaaagctgggtgcttagccgacggagccacccaggcgcccctcagattttcttctccatgtttatttattttgagatagagagcgcaatgtgcgtgcacaagtggggaaggggcagggagcgaggggaacagaggattttAAGCGGTCCCTGccctgagagcagtgagcccgatgcagggctcgaactcccaaaccgtgagatcatggcctgagccgcaGCCGGCCGCcgaagcgactgagccacccgggcgccccaaactGCTTCAAATTCTCCGTTGAGTTTCGTTCTGGCGTCAGAGTGGCAGGAGGCCGGAAGATAACCACAGACGAGAAATGTATGTTTTGTGGAAAAGCATTTGTAAAACGCAGTTAAAAAGGGAAAACTCATAAAGCAAGTCCAGAGGCTGCTAACAGAATGCTGACAAAGGTGTTTACTAAAAAGCACTTGCAGTTAGTTCCTGGAACACTTGTGATCCAGAGCCATCTCACACCATAGGCCAGCAGAAGGCCCAAGACTGGCTTTCTAGAAACGGAGAATCAATGTCACCTGGCCCGCTTGACCGGGCTCCTCGGAAAAGGTCCTTTGGGGTGTGATTCTTCCCGGTCCACGCTGGGCCACGAACGGCCCCAGCGCCACGCCGGCAACCTTCTATATAGGCAGTGTGCCTCTGAAAGGGGTCCTACCTCCACCTGCCCTGTGACCGGAGTGATAAATGCCTTTATCTGCTGTTGCTTTAAACCGGTGTCAGTAAACGAGGACACTAAACCAAATTTGGCTGCTTTAAGGTTGGGCATCGAATTCTAGTAAGACTGCCAAGCCTGGTTGAAGGAAGGCTTCCTTTCCCTCCAGAATCAATTCCAGAAGCCAGTCACTGACATCCGGACGGGGTGGTCTCGGCCACGGGAGTTATACCACACGAGGTGGAAATAGGACTTGGTTATGGATATTTGGAGATTGGAGAGTGGACGACGGGCGGTGGCTTTGTGGCCTGTCAACCTGACTCTGATTCCTGTTATTCTATCAAATACGAATCTAAGTATTACCGTGAGGCTATCCGGCAGACGCAATTAGCCGCCGGTCACTGGACCTTAAGTAAATAATCGCGGAAGACCTGGGTGTGCAGAGAACCGGGATTTCCTGACTCAATCAGTTGGGTCCTAAGGGCAGGGCCTGAAGTTCCCCCAAGGGAGAAATTCCACCTGTGAACCAAGGTTTCACCTGTGCCCGGGCTCGGTCCTGACGGGCTGCCCCACGGACTTTGGATTTGCCCGGCCGTGCCCCACAGTCTCAGAAGCCAATTCCTTGTGATAAATCTCTCGATGTGCCTTTTCCCACTGATTCTGCCTCTGGAGTTAAATCCAAactaataaacaataaataaaaatgcccacGAGGAGGCGTCCTAGTCCTCAGGCTGGGGATTAAAACACAATTCgaggggcacccggtggctcagttggttgcgtctgacttcagctcaggccaagatctcatggttcctgagttcgagccccgcgtcaggccctctgctatcagtgcagagcctgctttggatcctctgtccccccaacccctttctctgctcctcccctgctctgcctcaaaaataaacattaaaacaaaacagaacaaaacccacAATTCGAGACTTGACCAaataaggggaagaaagaaaacacaagatgCTTCCAAGGGGCAGAGAGTAACCACAATACTTCATCTCTCAGTTCTAAGTAAACGTACTTCCTCACGCTCGGGTGTTCTTGAACACAGTATGGGTGCTTTCTGCAGAGCTGATCAGTACACAGTGCTGTGGGCATCACTACGTGTAGCTTTCAAGCAGCGGAAATATTAGGAAGAACGAGGAATGGCATTAAATTGTATTCATCTAAATGGGATTCCAAGGCCTTCCAAacgccctcccacctccccagagcTGCCGTTCAACTATCCTTTTACCTTCTTCCCCCAGGAACCCAGAAACCACCTTCCAGCTTGCCCAGGATAGTTGGCTGTGCTCTATCCAGCAGGCCTTCCGGTTTGGACAATTACAGGCTCACGTGATCTAGAAGCCACCACCCTGAGGTCACCTGTAATAGTTCTGTGTTTGTATTTTCTCCCAAGTAAGAAGTCATGTTCTGCTCCCAAGAAGGACTCTACTTCTGTTCAAGGATACAACAtgcccccccttccccttttGCCTCAAATGCCCTGCCCAAGGACTTATGAAATGTCCTCAACTCCTGTCCCTTTTTGTCATGACACAAAGCATCCCAACTCTTGCAGGCCTGTACCCCAGTGTAACACTCCATGAACACTCAAGACATGACGAATGGACAGACTCAGAacgttttacacacacacacacacacacacacacacacacacacacacttctatgGGTCACTGAGGCCTTTTTATTCTGCAAACAAAACCACTGGGGATCTCGCTGTGGACACCTCGTGATTACAACATACACAGACTCAGCTCCAGACACTTGGTGGGAAGTGAGGTGAGAAAACACTGATCTGGGCCAATCACATGATTATAGAGCTAGGATTTCCAGCAGGGTTCCAGATGGTCAAGCCTGGCTTCTGCAGCGGTTCTAAGGAGCAGTGAGAACATcacaggaagggagagggcaTTTGACTAGCAGAGGCTCCGGCTGGGGGCCTCGAGGTGCCCGGGGGACGCCAGAAGCAGAGATCTAATGAGCCGACTCAGGACCGCAGAGCTCGGGGTGCGTCGCCCGGAGCTTACTTGGCGAGGGGGTTTCTGAAGCTTCTGCCGGCAAACTTGGCCTTGCTACCCAGTTCCTCTTCAATTCTGGGGAAgcagaggacagagaggagggggtgaGAAAGAGAAGTGAAATCTCCACCCCCAAGGCCTACGTTTCCCACCCGGGGACCAGGCCCCGGCACTCGCCCAGCCTCCTCGATGCGGTCCTCGGAACCAGCAGGAAGACAGGAGCATCGGGCCCTCCCCGTCCACCGGCTCCCCCAGCAAGCAGGCCACCTGCTGCCCCTCAgccttccctgccttctctgccccCAGAGTTTCCCAAAGACAGACTAGAAGATAGGTCAAGACCGCTACTTCTTGGAATATAACAAAAACGCTCtttaacaaaaagacaacccagtcTCTTCGAATAAATGGCATGGGGACAAAAGGAGGGAAGGCCCTGAATGAAGCGTTTGCATCCTGGTGTCGCACCAGGGGAGACGGGCCCCAGGAATGCTGGGCACGACTGTCATGGCACGACTGAACCCTGGGCACTCTCACAGCACGGTGGTTACATCACAAAGTAAACATAACTGTTATCTCTGAGACGTGTGCTAAGGTATTcataggtgaaatcatatggctgGAATGTGCTGAAAATTCTCCAGCCAAAAAGGCGAAAGGCAGGCGGACGAGAAGAAGCGTGCATGAGTACCAACAGCTGCCGTATCTGCGTGGCGGGGAAGGGCGCGTGCTCTGCCAGTCACGTTTTGTTTAAGGAAAGGGTAACGTGGGCAGAACTACGAAAGAGAGGTTTCTTTTCCTGCGAGACTAACAAAAGGGACAAAAAAGGAGGCAAGTCTCCACGTTAAGGAGGTTTCCATGGACACGTTATGATAAAAAGGGACCAGATATCCAGAAGCACTAAACAGTGGAAACCTTCCTGTTGCCCTGAATTTCCTTCTTCACTGAGCCCCGGTTTCCCGTCCACAAAACACGGCTGCTGAACTACATATCCGCTGGGGATCTCTCTTAGCTCTAACGGCTTTGTGATTGTCTGAAGGGGGAGCCTGTTCCCTCCTCCACCAGAAGGTGGCAGCACCGGACCGGCTCCAGCCTTGGGGCCAAGGGGCAAGGTTCTCCGCCCAAGTCACCCACGACCTGACAcgggcccccccgccccgcatctACACACGCCCCGCAGAGCCAAGAGCTCCCAGTGCCCCTGGGCTTCCTCTTTACCTGAGGATCTGGTTGTACTTGGCCAGGCGCTCAGAACGGCAAGGTGCACCTGTCTTGAtctagaaagggaaaggaaaggtcaCGTGTGCTTGCCGTGCACTCTCAATCTTCGTGGGCGTTCTGGGCGGGATTTCTGACCCCAGGAACCAGGGGATGAAGGGGCATCCGGGACCCCGTCCGCCTCCCCCCTTCCTGCTTGTGCTCgggcagctgaggtcagagaagctCTTTACCTGCCCAGTGCAAAGTCCCACCACCAGGTCAGCGATGAAGGTATCCTCGGTCTCTCCGGAGCGATGCGACACCATGACGCCCCACCCGTTGGACTGGGCCAGCTTGCACCTGAAGTCAGGAAACAACCCAGATGGTTGTGACGGCGGGACTCCACTTCCAGGGCACAGCAGCCCCTCCTGAAGCCAGGGGCTCGCCGCCCCTGGTAGGAGACTGTGGGAGGGGTCGGAGCCAGGAGCTGCCACCAAGCTCTCAACTCCTGGGGATGACGAGAACCCCCACCTTTCTCTCCAGTCACAGAGTCCTGAGGACCTTCTCAGCCCTCTAGGTCACGTTTACAAAATAAGGTCTAGCCTCCTTGAGGGGACAGACCTGTTCTCCTGACCGCGCCTGTGACCGATATTCTCCATGTAAAATGAAGTCACGAGCCTGGAGCCACAAAGGGGTCAGGCCCGGGCCACAGCGGCCCGACACCCGAGCCCCCTGGTGCCACGGCTCATCCAGAAGCCACCCGGGACGCCCACTGGAAGCCCATTATAGTTCTAGCCGGGAGCTCTGGCTGAGATTCTGTGCCTCGCTCCATGACAGCTGACCCCCCCGGGGACACTCACGCCTGGAGGGACTCGGTCACGGAGCCGATCTGGTTCACTTTGAGCAGGAGGCAGTTGCACGACCTCTCGTTCACGGCCTTGGAAATCCGCTTCGGGTTGGTCACGGTGAGATCATCCCCCACCACCTGGATGCCGGCGCTGGCAGTGAACTTCTGCCAAGCTTCCCAGTCATCCTGGTCGAAGGGATCTTCGATGGACACCACTGGGGAAACGAGAGCCAGGTTTTGCCGGTGAGACCCCAGTGCTGAAGGGCAACCGAGCCTCCTTCCCCTCCCGGCTCGCTGCTTGCCTGGCCTCACCCCTCTCCCGTGCGGGACAGGACCGGCTCCCCGACCCAGCCCTGGAGACACTCTGCCTACCCACCGACTCCTGTGACAGGCAAGTCAGCTGTAATCCCGGGACCCCAGAGCTGCTAAGTGGGACACTTCCCTGCCCAGGGTGGCTTGAGTTTAGTGCCATTGAGCATAGAGCGGTGGGTTCAGGAAGCCAAGGGCTGGGCTGGTCTTGGCTCCACCCTGGGCACATTTTTTAGCTTTGAGTTCACGCACGGACTTCCTGGTCTGATTCGTGCTCCAACATTTGCTGACCGCCTTTGGGCACATCACTGAcccgctctgtgcctcagtttccctcccgcGTGAACCGGCATTAACGGTGCCCAGAGGAGCGCCGGCTCGCAGTGGGCGGAAAACACTGCAGGTCGGGTTTTCAAGCCTCGCTCCCACCTGTGCAAGGGAGCCAGGACCGCATCTGCTCAGGTGGCTGTGGTGACAGGCAGAAGCCCCGACACTTTGCAAACAACCTAGCACACGTCAGTGCCTGGCTGGCATCCTGCACCCACCTCCCGACTCGCCTGCTGCACCGGCACCTCCGTGAAGCCCTcccccagggaggtgggggcgCAGGTGCCCCACGCACTTTCCCGGGCGCACCGCCACCAGCCGGCAGAGCGCTGCAGGCAGTGGCCGGAGAAGGGGCCGCCCCGAGGACTCACCTGGGTAGTCCCTGATGAAGGACTTGTACAGGTTGGCCAGCTCGTCGGGTGTGATGTACCTGCTGGGGTCATCGGGAGACTTGAAGTCCAGGTCATACTTCCCTGACCTGAAGAACTCAGAAGCGGCCACGTCCATGCCGATGACGACCTTGTCGGTGTAGCCGGCTTTCCCGATGGCGTTCTTCAGCAGCTCcagagctgggaagagagggTGGCGACAAGATCGGAAGCCAGGCAGGTGGAGCGAAAACTTCCCTGTGACCCCTGCCAAATGGGCACCCTAACAGGAAGACCACGAGATGCTCTGGCCCCAGCCCTCCGTTTCAGTGATTCCAAGTTAACTTTTTTCTGCTTTGGAGCAAGAAACCGTCGGTCAGGGCCCCAGCAGATAACCGAGTGAGAAATTCAGTCTCCACTCTACGAGGCGTTCTCACGGACAGATGCTCCCAAATTTAGCACCCAGGAACAGCTGTGCTGGCCAAGACGCAGTTACGGTGCCCGGCTGAGATCCGCCGTCCCAAGGAATGGGTTCTCAACGGTGCCGAAAGGCTAGGATCCAAGAGGGAGCCCAGTGGACCAAGGGCCCGGGACGGCGAGGGTGACCCcagcccaggctctgctctgcctcacGTGGCAGTGCTGCCTGGACGGAAGCGGACAGAGACATTCGGCGCCTGTCCCACACCACACGTCTCCAAACTACCACGTTAAACCGTGAGAGGATCATTTTTTATAGGTCCGAATGGCTGAACATTAGCATTTCGTATAACTGACCCAAAGGGCAGGATGGCCACTCTTTTCTTTCGCTAGCTGCCGCTGAGGGGGACAAACGTGGCTGAACCCTCCTTCCCTCCTAAAACCAAAAGCTCAGTCTTGTCCCGAGACTCTCTGCGCCCTAGTCAACGCTTACATTTAACTCTGTGCCTAAGGACTCAAGGCCAAACGACGCCGCGTGAGGCTCCCGTGGTGGAATGAGCCGAGGCGGCCGCTGGTCCCCGCGTGGGGCAGACAGCAGCCCGAACACGGAGCGGACTTCAAACCTCTGCCATCGCGACGTGGCCAAGGATGGCAGGAGTAAGCTGTACAGTGAGCCCGTGCCCCACCgccgagcctgcttcagactaaCCGGGCTGCTCAGAAGTCAAATTAGTAAGGAAATTCCTGGTTACTTTACAAAATAAAGGCCCggctcccacccccttcccggaACTCCGCTCGCAGGCGAATGAAAGGTGGAAAGAGCGACGGCCTCGAGCGGCAGGTGCGGGCAGGTGCTGTGCGCCCGGGGACCCCTCTAGGGCCCGTACCTTCTTTGTTCTCCAGGATGTTAGGGGCAAAGCCGCCTTCGTCCCCCACGTTGGTGGCGTCTTTTCCGTATTTCTCCTTGATGACGTTCTTCAGGTTGTGGTAAACCTCTGCACCGATGCGCATAGCTTCCCTGAAGTTGGCGGCACCAACGGGGAGGATCATGAACTCTTGCATGGCCAGCTTGTTGCCGGCGTGAGAACCGCCGTTGATGACGTTGAAAGCctggggagagacaggcagaTGCGGCATCCGGCCCAGACAATCCCAGCAAGCAGCCCCCTCGCGGCCAGGAGATGCTCACCAGGTCTCCCCTGACGCCTCAGGAACCGCCACCAGGCGCACCTGCGGTCCCGGACTGGCTGCCACCTCAGCGAACACCGCCGACCCAACAAGGCCAGTGGGATTTTCATCCCCCCGTCGGCAAGGAGGGACGTGGAGTACGGGGGGGTGGAGTCCCCAGCTCAGGGTCACTCTTAGCAAAGGGCAGGTGTTCGCAGCGGAGACCTCCAGAGCTGGCCTGTACCCACGGAGCTGGGACAGTCACATGTGGATGAGATCGAGTGGTGGGAGGCCCCAGGCCCCCACCGGCAAGTACTCCCGGCTCCTCACTTGGGAAGTTCAAAGCCACTCACCGGAACCGGCAGGATGACTTCAGCATTGCCAGCCAGGTCGGCAATGTGCCGGTACAGAGGCACCCCCTTCTCAACGGCCCCCGCCTTGCAGACTGCCAGGGACACTCCCAGGATGGCGTTTGCACCAAATTTAGCTGGAACAGAAGAGTTCAATTAAGCAGTTTCTTACCCGTAACCCTTAATCCTTCTCCTGCCAGCCTTCTGGCCCGCACTCTGACACAGGAGCGCGCCCAGCCTGGATCCAGAACCATTCCTCTCTACTGCACCTACTTCTGGCGTCCGACCCAGGAACATGGCGGCACGCCGTGTGGATTCATCTGCTTTCTCCCCAGAAGAGAAAGCCCTTTCTCTGGTCTATGGAATTCTGGCAAATTCCACAAACTGCCT comes from the Acinonyx jubatus isolate Ajub_Pintada_27869175 chromosome C1, VMU_Ajub_asm_v1.0, whole genome shotgun sequence genome and includes:
- the ENO1 gene encoding alpha-enolase isoform X1, which gives rise to MSILKVHAREIFDSRGNPTVEVDLYTSKGLFRAAVPSGASTGIYEALELRDNDKTRYMGKGVSKAVEHINKTIAPALISKKLSVVEQEKIDKLMIEMDGTENKSKFGANAILGVSLAVCKAGAVEKGVPLYRHIADLAGNAEVILPVPAFNVINGGSHAGNKLAMQEFMILPVGAANFREAMRIGAEVYHNLKNVIKEKYGKDATNVGDEGGFAPNILENKEALELLKNAIGKAGYTDKVVIGMDVAASEFFRSGKYDLDFKSPDDPSRYITPDELANLYKSFIRDYPVVSIEDPFDQDDWEAWQKFTASAGIQVVGDDLTVTNPKRISKAVNERSCNCLLLKVNQIGSVTESLQACKLAQSNGWGVMVSHRSGETEDTFIADLVVGLCTGQIKTGAPCRSERLAKYNQILRIEEELGSKAKFAGRSFRNPLAK
- the ENO1 gene encoding alpha-enolase isoform X2, with translation MSILKVHAREIFDSRGNPTVEVDLYTSKGLFRAAVPSGASTGIYEALELRDNDKTRYMGKGVSRPVKYINEFLAPALCTQKLSVVEQEKIDKLMIEMDGTENKSKFGANAILGVSLAVCKAGAVEKGVPLYRHIADLAGNAEVILPVPAFNVINGGSHAGNKLAMQEFMILPVGAANFREAMRIGAEVYHNLKNVIKEKYGKDATNVGDEGGFAPNILENKEALELLKNAIGKAGYTDKVVIGMDVAASEFFRSGKYDLDFKSPDDPSRYITPDELANLYKSFIRDYPVVSIEDPFDQDDWEAWQKFTASAGIQVVGDDLTVTNPKRISKAVNERSCNCLLLKVNQIGSVTESLQACKLAQSNGWGVMVSHRSGETEDTFIADLVVGLCTGQIKTGAPCRSERLAKYNQILRIEEELGSKAKFAGRSFRNPLAK